A genomic segment from Neobacillus sp. YX16 encodes:
- a CDS encoding formate/nitrite transporter family protein, protein MERQPLGEVEKLALKKVKIFRQSLLRYILRSMLASMFIGFGVIVAFKTGNYFYLEHSPWAYPMAALTFGAAIILIAYAGGDLFTGNTFYYTYAALRRKMAWLEVTKLWISSYFGNILGAAVFAFIIFTTGLYEESSVNGFLLSVVEKKMQVPTMELLFRAILCNWLVCLAFFIPLGLKGDGPKMFSMILFVFCFFISGYEHSIANMCTFAIALVLNHPGTISWGGVIHNLIPVTIGNLFGGSILMAWMYYFVNKPFLDEPEE, encoded by the coding sequence GCCTTAAAAAAGGTGAAAATCTTTAGGCAAAGCCTATTACGTTACATTTTAAGGTCAATGCTTGCCAGTATGTTTATCGGATTTGGTGTAATTGTTGCTTTTAAAACGGGAAACTACTTTTATTTAGAACATTCCCCTTGGGCTTATCCGATGGCCGCACTCACCTTTGGAGCGGCAATTATATTAATCGCTTACGCTGGTGGTGATTTGTTTACGGGTAATACATTCTATTACACCTATGCTGCACTGCGGCGAAAAATGGCTTGGCTAGAAGTTACCAAACTGTGGATAAGTAGCTATTTTGGAAATATTTTAGGAGCAGCGGTCTTCGCCTTTATCATTTTTACCACGGGACTTTATGAAGAATCGTCGGTTAATGGTTTTTTATTAAGCGTAGTAGAAAAGAAAATGCAGGTTCCTACGATGGAGCTGCTTTTTAGAGCAATCCTTTGTAATTGGCTGGTTTGCTTAGCCTTTTTTATTCCTCTTGGTCTAAAAGGAGACGGACCGAAAATGTTTTCGATGATCCTTTTTGTGTTCTGCTTTTTTATTTCCGGATATGAACATAGTATCGCCAATATGTGTACCTTCGCTATAGCCTTAGTTTTGAATCATCCTGGGACGATCTCATGGGGAGGAGTCATTCATAATCTAATTCCGGTAACCATAGGCAATTTATTTGGCGGCAGCATTTTAATGGCGTGGATGTATTACTTTGTAAATAAACCTTTTTTAGATGAACCTGAAGAATAA